In the Streptomyces fradiae ATCC 10745 = DSM 40063 genome, one interval contains:
- a CDS encoding 6-phospho-beta-glucosidase, which translates to MRLTILGGGGFRVPLVYRALLADRGEGRIDRVVLHDVDPARLAAIRRVLAEQADGVADAPAVTATTDLDAALTGADFVFSAIRVGGLAGRAADERVALAEGVLGQETVGAGGIAYGLRTVPVAVDIARRVARLAPDAWVVNFTNPAGLVTEAMSRVLGDRVIGICDSPVGLGRRVARVLGADPARAWIDYAGLNHLGWLRGLRVGGRDLLPDLLADEAALGSFEEGRLFGAAWLRSLGAIPNEYLHYYYANRETVRAYREAERTRGAYLRDQQAGFYTAAARPEVRALDAWRRTLAEREATYMAANREAAGDAGGRAPEDLEPGGYERVALALMRAVARDERATLILNVRNRSALPGLDADAVVEVACLVDANGAHPVAVAPLPYHALGLVAAVKAVEREVLAAAESGSREAAVKAFALHPLVDSVAVARRLLDAYRAEHPGLAYLG; encoded by the coding sequence ATGAGGCTGACGATTCTGGGCGGCGGCGGGTTCCGGGTGCCCCTGGTGTACCGGGCGCTGCTGGCCGACCGGGGCGAGGGGCGCATCGACCGGGTCGTCCTGCACGACGTGGACCCCGCCCGGCTGGCGGCCATCCGCCGGGTGCTGGCCGAGCAGGCGGACGGGGTGGCGGACGCGCCGGCCGTGACGGCGACGACCGACCTGGACGCGGCCCTGACGGGCGCGGACTTCGTCTTCTCGGCGATCCGGGTCGGCGGTCTCGCCGGGCGGGCCGCCGACGAGCGGGTGGCGCTCGCCGAGGGCGTGCTGGGCCAGGAGACCGTGGGCGCGGGCGGGATCGCGTACGGCCTGCGGACCGTGCCGGTGGCGGTGGACATCGCCCGGCGCGTGGCGCGGCTGGCCCCGGACGCCTGGGTCGTCAACTTCACCAACCCGGCCGGCCTGGTGACGGAGGCGATGTCGCGGGTGCTGGGCGACCGCGTGATCGGCATCTGCGACTCGCCGGTGGGCCTGGGCCGCCGCGTGGCACGGGTGCTGGGCGCCGACCCGGCGCGGGCGTGGATCGACTACGCGGGCCTGAACCACCTGGGCTGGCTGCGGGGGCTGCGGGTCGGCGGGCGGGACCTGCTGCCGGACCTGCTGGCGGACGAGGCGGCGCTCGGCTCCTTCGAGGAGGGACGCCTCTTCGGCGCCGCGTGGCTGCGCTCGCTGGGCGCGATCCCCAACGAGTACCTGCACTACTACTACGCCAACCGCGAGACCGTGCGGGCCTACCGGGAGGCGGAGCGGACGCGCGGCGCCTACCTGCGCGACCAGCAGGCCGGGTTCTACACGGCGGCGGCCCGCCCCGAGGTGCGGGCCCTGGACGCCTGGCGGCGCACCCTGGCCGAGCGGGAGGCCACGTACATGGCCGCGAACCGGGAGGCGGCGGGCGACGCGGGGGGCCGCGCCCCGGAGGACCTGGAGCCGGGCGGGTACGAGCGGGTGGCGCTCGCGCTGATGCGCGCCGTCGCCCGCGACGAGCGGGCCACGCTGATCCTGAACGTCCGCAACCGGTCGGCGCTGCCGGGGCTGGACGCGGACGCGGTGGTCGAGGTGGCGTGCCTGGTCGACGCGAACGGCGCCCACCCGGTGGCGGTCGCGCCGCTGCCGTACCACGCGCTGGGGCTGGTGGCGGCGGTGAAGGCGGTGGAGCGGGAGGTGCTCGCGGCGGCGGAGAGCGGGTCGCGGGAGGCGGCGGTGAAGGCCTTCGCCCTGCACCCGCTCGTCGACTCGGTGGCCGTGGCCCGGCGGCTGCTCGACGCGTACCGCGCGGAGCATCCGGGGCTGGCCTACCTGGGCTAG
- a CDS encoding ATP-dependent DNA ligase, whose translation MDLPVMPPVKPMLAKSVKTIPPGMQYEAKWDGFRAVVHRDGDEVVIGSRTGKPLTRYFPELVDAVRERLPRRCVVDGEIVVAHGGRLDFDRLSERIHPADSRVRTLAERTPARFVAFDLLALDDASLMDAPLSERRAALERVLGGVRPPVHVAPATTDPAVAERWFERYEGAGLDGVVAKPLDLRYRPDVRAMYKIKHERTADVVVAGYRLHKSGPVVGSLLLGLYDSGGVLQHVGVCAAFTAARRAELVEELAPLVMDPPDGHPWASWAEAAAHEGARLPGAPSRWTGRKDLSWVPLRPERVCEVGYDHMEGDRFRHTAQFRRWRPDRTPESCGYGQLEEPVSYDLDEVLSGA comes from the coding sequence ATGGACCTGCCGGTGATGCCGCCCGTGAAGCCGATGCTCGCCAAGAGCGTCAAGACGATCCCGCCGGGGATGCAGTACGAGGCGAAGTGGGACGGCTTCCGGGCCGTCGTCCACCGCGACGGCGACGAGGTGGTCATCGGCAGCCGCACCGGCAAGCCGCTGACCCGGTACTTCCCCGAGCTGGTGGACGCGGTGCGCGAGCGGCTGCCGCGACGGTGCGTGGTGGACGGCGAGATCGTGGTCGCGCACGGCGGCCGGCTCGACTTCGACCGGCTCTCCGAGCGCATCCACCCTGCGGACTCGCGGGTGCGGACGCTGGCGGAGCGGACTCCGGCCCGGTTCGTCGCCTTCGACCTGCTGGCGCTGGACGACGCGTCCCTGATGGACGCGCCGCTCAGCGAGCGGCGGGCGGCGCTGGAGCGGGTGCTCGGCGGGGTGCGGCCCCCGGTGCACGTGGCGCCCGCCACCACCGATCCGGCGGTGGCGGAGCGGTGGTTCGAGCGGTACGAGGGCGCCGGCCTGGACGGGGTGGTCGCCAAGCCGCTCGACCTGCGCTACCGGCCGGACGTGCGGGCCATGTACAAGATCAAGCACGAGCGGACGGCGGATGTGGTGGTGGCCGGCTACCGGCTCCACAAGAGCGGTCCGGTCGTGGGCTCCCTGCTGCTCGGTCTGTACGACTCCGGTGGCGTCCTCCAGCACGTCGGGGTGTGCGCCGCGTTCACCGCGGCGCGGCGCGCGGAGCTCGTCGAGGAGCTGGCGCCGCTGGTCATGGACCCGCCCGACGGGCACCCGTGGGCGTCCTGGGCCGAGGCCGCCGCGCACGAAGGGGCGCGGCTCCCGGGTGCGCCGAGCCGCTGGACCGGCCGGAAGGACCTGTCGTGGGTGCCGCTGCGCCCGGAGCGGGTGTGCGAGGTGGGGTACGACCACATGGAGGGCGACCGGTTCCGGCACACCGCGCAGTTCCGCCGGTGGCGCCCGGACCGCACCCCGGAGAGCTGCGGCTACGGGCAGCTGGAGGAGCCGGTGTCGTACGACCTGGACGAGGTGCTCTCGGGCGCGTGA
- a CDS encoding YchJ family protein: MSRRTPRRTSRPAAAAAPGPKARPRSAAAPGPAPAVRPDGPCPCGLPAAYGECCGRFHTGAATAPTAERLMRSRYSAFVVRDAAYLLATWAPATRPRDVDFDPDMRWTGLEILDTRDGTPFHTTGTVAFTARYTHRGEPGELRERSRFEQAGGRWLYVDGTFG, encoded by the coding sequence ATGTCCCGACGCACGCCCCGACGCACGTCCCGCCCGGCGGCCGCCGCCGCACCGGGCCCGAAGGCCCGCCCGAGGTCCGCCGCCGCGCCCGGCCCGGCGCCCGCCGTCCGCCCGGACGGGCCCTGCCCCTGCGGGCTGCCCGCGGCGTACGGGGAGTGCTGCGGGCGCTTCCACACGGGGGCGGCCACGGCCCCGACCGCCGAGCGGCTGATGCGCTCCCGCTACAGCGCCTTCGTGGTCCGCGACGCGGCGTACCTGCTGGCCACCTGGGCCCCGGCGACCCGCCCGCGCGACGTCGACTTCGACCCGGACATGCGCTGGACCGGCCTGGAGATCCTGGACACGCGCGACGGCACGCCGTTCCACACCACCGGCACGGTGGCCTTCACCGCCCGCTACACCCATCGGGGCGAGCCCGGCGAGCTGCGCGAGCGCAGCCGCTTCGAGCAGGCCGGCGGCCGGTGGCTCTACGTGGACGGGACCTTCGGCTGA
- the ligD gene encoding non-homologous end-joining DNA ligase, whose product MGEAVELEAGGRTVRLSNPDKVYFPERGFTKLDVARYFLAVGDGVTRALRDRPTTLERFPDGVGGESFFQKRAPRNLPDWIPTAHIAFPSGRSADEIRPTEVAAVLWAANLGTLTFHPWPVRGDATEHPDELRIDLDPQPGTGFADAVRAAHELRALLDEYGLRGWPKTSGGRGLHVFVPIEPRWTFTGVRRAAIAVGRELERRMPGEVTTAWWKEQRGERIFVDYNQTARDRTIASAYSVRPRPHAPVSAPLRWDELDAADPRDFDLLTMPARYAELGDVHADMDDHAFGLEGLLELAERDERDHGLGDLPYPPDHPKMPGEPRRVQPSRAKKE is encoded by the coding sequence ATGGGAGAAGCGGTGGAGCTGGAGGCCGGTGGGCGGACCGTGCGCCTGTCCAACCCGGACAAGGTGTACTTCCCGGAGCGCGGGTTCACCAAGCTGGACGTCGCCCGGTACTTCCTCGCCGTCGGCGACGGCGTCACCCGCGCGCTGCGCGACCGCCCCACCACCCTGGAGCGCTTCCCGGACGGTGTCGGCGGCGAGTCGTTCTTCCAGAAGCGGGCCCCGAGGAACCTCCCCGACTGGATCCCCACCGCCCACATCGCCTTCCCCAGCGGACGCTCCGCCGACGAGATCCGCCCCACCGAGGTCGCCGCCGTCCTGTGGGCCGCCAACCTCGGCACCCTCACCTTCCACCCCTGGCCGGTGCGCGGTGACGCCACCGAGCACCCCGACGAGCTGCGCATCGACCTCGACCCCCAGCCCGGCACGGGCTTCGCCGACGCGGTCCGCGCCGCCCACGAGCTGCGCGCCCTCCTCGACGAGTACGGGCTGCGCGGCTGGCCCAAGACGTCCGGCGGGCGCGGCCTGCACGTCTTCGTGCCGATCGAGCCGCGCTGGACGTTCACCGGGGTGCGCCGCGCCGCCATCGCGGTCGGCCGCGAACTGGAGCGCCGGATGCCCGGCGAGGTCACCACCGCCTGGTGGAAGGAGCAGCGCGGCGAGCGGATCTTCGTGGACTACAACCAGACGGCCCGCGACCGCACCATCGCCTCCGCCTACTCCGTACGCCCCCGGCCGCACGCCCCCGTCTCCGCGCCGCTGCGCTGGGACGAGCTGGACGCGGCCGACCCGCGCGACTTCGACCTGCTCACCATGCCCGCCCGGTACGCGGAGCTGGGCGACGTCCACGCGGACATGGACGACCACGCCTTCGGCCTGGAGGGGCTGCTGGAGCTGGCCGAGCGCGACGAGCGGGACCACGGCCTCGGAGACCTGCCGTACCCGCCGGACCACCCGAAGATGCCCGGAGAGCCCAGGCGCGTACAGCCGAGCCGCGCCAAGAAGGAGTGA
- a CDS encoding SAM-dependent methyltransferase yields MTGNDTATDGATTEGVRIDTSKPHPARMYDWFLGGKDNYPVDEEMARQLLTIDARGRDMARVNRAFMHRATRWLGKAGVRQYLDIGTGIPTEPNLHQIAQQVAPESRIVYCDNDPIVLAHAEALLRSTPEGATSYIQADARDPQTILERAGDVLDFAQPIALSMLALLHFVDDEDGAYELVARLVERLAPGSYLVLSHVTGEFDPEGAAKARAMYQGRGLTLRPRTREELTRFFDGLELVEPGVTLTAEWHPELGEPVPVAGDAPIPGYAGVARKP; encoded by the coding sequence ATGACCGGGAACGACACCGCCACCGACGGCGCGACCACCGAAGGCGTACGGATCGACACCAGCAAGCCGCATCCGGCCCGGATGTACGACTGGTTCCTCGGCGGCAAGGACAACTACCCGGTCGACGAGGAGATGGCCCGCCAGCTCCTCACCATCGACGCGCGCGGACGCGACATGGCTCGGGTGAACCGGGCGTTCATGCACCGCGCCACCCGGTGGCTCGGCAAGGCGGGCGTCCGCCAGTACCTGGACATCGGCACCGGCATCCCCACCGAGCCGAACCTGCACCAGATCGCCCAGCAGGTCGCGCCCGAGTCGCGCATCGTCTACTGCGACAACGACCCGATCGTCCTCGCCCACGCCGAGGCACTGCTGCGCTCCACCCCGGAGGGCGCCACCTCGTACATCCAGGCCGACGCCCGCGACCCGCAGACCATCCTGGAACGCGCCGGGGACGTCCTCGACTTCGCGCAGCCGATCGCGCTGTCCATGCTGGCCCTGCTCCACTTCGTGGACGACGAGGACGGGGCGTACGAGCTGGTGGCCCGCCTCGTCGAGCGGCTCGCACCGGGCAGCTACCTCGTCCTGTCCCATGTGACGGGCGAGTTCGACCCGGAGGGTGCGGCGAAGGCGCGCGCCATGTACCAGGGGCGCGGCCTGACCCTGCGGCCCCGGACCCGCGAGGAGCTGACCCGCTTCTTCGACGGGCTGGAGCTGGTCGAGCCCGGCGTCACCCTGACCGCCGAGTGGCACCCGGAGCTGGGCGAGCCCGTCCCGGTCGCCGGTGACGCCCCCATCCCCGGCTACGCGGGTGTCGCCCGCAAGCCGTGA
- a CDS encoding ABC-F family ATP-binding cassette domain-containing protein gives MSHPPTTAALSCSRLSFSWPDGTPVLDELSVGFGPGRTGLIGRNGSGKSTLLKLLAGELTPASGTVRAAGEVGYLPQDATLATDRRVDEVLGIARARAALHAIEAGDVREEHFAAVGDDWDVEERARATLDQLGLERVDLDRTTGEVSGGECVLLRLAALLVARPAVLLLDEPTNNLDLHARRRLYAAVAAWQGVLVVVSHDRELLERVDRIAELRDGGVTWYGGPYSLYEEAVAAEQEAAERMVRAAESDVRRQRRELAEAQVKLAKRKRYGDKQAANKVVPPIVAGGLKRAAQVSAGKHRAVHAQRLEQARERLDEAVEAVRDDDAIRVELPHTAVPPGRGVLLLRDLTLRHGGRLDGEFEVRGPERVALVGRNGSGKSTLLRTVAGELEPVAGEVAVRVPHRFLPQRLDVLDDGLTVVENVARFAPGATPNRVRARLARFLFRGAAADRPAGTLSGGERFRATLAALLLAEPAPQLLMLDEPTNNLDLASVRSLTQALEAYEGALLVACHDEPFLEAIGVTRRLDMDRLTPPHNGG, from the coding sequence ATGTCACATCCCCCCACCACCGCCGCCCTCTCCTGCTCCCGCCTGTCCTTCTCCTGGCCCGACGGCACCCCCGTCCTCGACGAGCTGAGCGTGGGGTTCGGCCCCGGCCGGACCGGCCTCATCGGGCGCAACGGCTCGGGCAAGTCCACGCTGCTGAAGCTGCTCGCGGGCGAGCTGACCCCGGCCTCCGGGACCGTCCGGGCCGCCGGGGAGGTCGGCTACCTGCCGCAGGACGCCACCCTCGCCACGGACCGGCGGGTCGACGAGGTGCTGGGCATCGCCCGCGCGCGGGCCGCGCTGCACGCCATCGAGGCGGGCGACGTGCGGGAGGAGCACTTCGCGGCCGTCGGCGACGACTGGGACGTGGAGGAACGCGCCCGCGCCACGCTCGACCAGCTCGGCCTGGAGCGGGTGGACCTCGACCGCACCACCGGGGAGGTCTCCGGCGGCGAGTGCGTGCTGCTCCGGCTCGCCGCGCTGCTCGTCGCGCGGCCCGCCGTGCTGCTGCTGGACGAGCCGACCAACAACCTCGACCTGCACGCCCGGCGCCGGCTGTACGCGGCGGTCGCCGCCTGGCAGGGCGTCCTCGTCGTCGTCAGCCACGACCGGGAGCTGCTGGAGCGCGTCGACCGGATCGCGGAGCTGCGCGACGGCGGCGTCACCTGGTACGGCGGGCCCTACTCCCTGTACGAGGAGGCCGTCGCGGCCGAGCAGGAGGCGGCCGAGCGGATGGTGCGCGCCGCCGAGTCCGACGTACGCCGCCAGCGCCGCGAACTGGCCGAGGCGCAGGTCAAACTGGCCAAGCGCAAGAGGTACGGGGACAAGCAGGCCGCCAACAAGGTCGTGCCGCCCATCGTCGCCGGCGGCCTCAAGCGGGCCGCGCAGGTGTCGGCGGGCAAGCACAGGGCCGTGCACGCCCAGCGCCTGGAGCAGGCGCGGGAGCGGCTGGACGAGGCCGTGGAGGCCGTACGGGACGACGACGCGATCCGGGTGGAGCTGCCGCACACGGCCGTCCCGCCGGGCCGGGGCGTGCTGCTCCTGCGCGACCTGACGCTGCGCCACGGGGGACGGCTGGACGGGGAGTTCGAGGTGCGAGGCCCGGAGCGGGTGGCCCTGGTGGGCCGCAACGGGTCGGGCAAGTCCACGCTGCTGCGGACCGTCGCCGGGGAGCTGGAGCCGGTCGCGGGCGAGGTGGCGGTGCGGGTGCCGCACCGTTTCCTGCCGCAGCGGCTGGACGTGCTGGACGACGGGCTGACGGTCGTGGAGAACGTGGCCCGGTTCGCGCCCGGCGCGACGCCGAACCGGGTCCGGGCGCGGCTCGCGCGGTTCCTGTTCCGGGGCGCGGCGGCGGACCGGCCGGCGGGCACCCTGTCGGGTGGCGAGCGGTTCCGGGCGACGCTGGCGGCGCTGCTGCTGGCGGAGCCGGCCCCGCAGCTGCTGATGCTGGACGAGCCGACGAACAACCTGGACCTGGCCAGTGTGCGCAGTCTCACCCAGGCGCTGGAGGCGTACGAGGGGGCACTGCTCGTGGCCTGCCACGACGAGCCGTTCCTGGAGGCGATCGGCGTCACACGGCGCCTGGACATGGACCGGCTCACCCCACCGCATAACGGCGGGTAA
- a CDS encoding acyl-ACP desaturase, translating into MTLTSPHLGSSAQWTDARLLYALEEVVEKELNRHLKVAKDWMPHEYVPWSDGRNFPGLFEDGEAWEPAQSKVSDVGRIALVVNLLTEDNLPSYHHEIASLFGRDGAWGTWVHRWTAEEGRHGIVMRDYLLASRAVDPDQLERFRMTHMSEGFESDNRHSMLHSVAYVAFQELATRISHRNTGHQSGDPVCDRMLARIALDENLHMVFYRNLLGAAFELAPDLTMSAVRDVVVNFRMPGHGMPGFERAAAQMAIGEIYNMRIHHDDVLQPVLRFLRVLEIDGLGPEGLKAQEELGLYMNGLDSEASKFDEKLAARKARMAARAAR; encoded by the coding sequence GTGACCCTTACCTCTCCCCACCTCGGCAGTTCGGCCCAGTGGACTGATGCCCGGCTGCTGTACGCGTTGGAAGAGGTGGTCGAGAAGGAGCTGAACCGCCACCTGAAGGTGGCGAAGGACTGGATGCCCCACGAGTACGTGCCGTGGTCGGACGGCCGGAACTTCCCCGGCCTCTTCGAGGACGGCGAGGCGTGGGAGCCGGCCCAGTCCAAGGTGTCCGACGTGGGCCGGATCGCCCTGGTGGTGAACCTGCTCACGGAGGACAACCTGCCGAGCTACCACCACGAGATCGCCTCCCTCTTCGGCCGGGACGGCGCCTGGGGCACCTGGGTGCACCGCTGGACCGCCGAGGAGGGCCGCCACGGCATCGTGATGCGGGACTACCTGCTCGCGTCGCGGGCCGTGGACCCGGACCAGCTGGAGCGGTTCCGGATGACGCACATGAGCGAGGGCTTCGAGTCGGACAACCGGCACTCGATGCTGCACTCGGTGGCGTACGTGGCGTTCCAGGAGCTGGCGACGCGGATCTCGCACCGCAACACCGGGCACCAGTCGGGCGACCCGGTGTGCGACCGGATGCTGGCGCGCATCGCGCTCGACGAGAACCTGCACATGGTGTTCTACCGGAACCTGCTGGGAGCGGCGTTCGAGCTCGCCCCCGACCTGACGATGAGCGCGGTGCGCGACGTGGTGGTCAACTTCCGCATGCCCGGCCACGGCATGCCCGGCTTCGAGCGCGCGGCGGCCCAGATGGCGATCGGCGAGATCTACAACATGCGCATCCACCACGACGACGTGCTCCAGCCGGTGCTGCGGTTCCTGCGGGTGCTGGAGATCGACGGCCTCGGCCCGGAGGGCCTGAAGGCGCAGGAGGAGCTGGGCCTGTACATGAACGGCCTGGACTCGGAGGCGTCGAAGTTCGACGAGAAGCTCGCCGCGCGCAAGGCCCGCATGGCGGCCCGCGCCGCGCGCTGA
- a CDS encoding VOC family protein, with protein sequence MLTNRFVTGTPIWVDLGTPDIDGASAFYRSLFGWEFTAGGAEVGGYGMFTKDGRTVAGGMAVPPEQGPSAWTLYFRTPDAEGAATAVRAGGGSVALDPMDVMDLGRMALFTDPTGTGFGVWQPGGMKGLDAVGEEGALCWTELYTPDPVADLSFYDMVFGTEAHTDAAGATGATYTLLQPAGTGTASPADAFGAVVPLADDPAEAADGPSWTPYFAVGDLDAAVAEAERAGGKIRRGPADLPGLGRSAKLTDPYGARFAVLAPARDAG encoded by the coding sequence ATGCTGACCAACCGTTTCGTCACCGGGACGCCCATCTGGGTGGACCTCGGCACCCCCGACATCGACGGGGCGAGCGCGTTCTACCGGTCCCTGTTCGGCTGGGAGTTCACAGCGGGCGGCGCCGAGGTCGGCGGCTACGGGATGTTCACGAAGGACGGCCGGACCGTCGCGGGCGGCATGGCCGTACCGCCCGAGCAGGGCCCCTCCGCCTGGACGCTGTACTTCCGCACCCCCGACGCCGAGGGCGCCGCCACCGCCGTGCGGGCGGGCGGCGGCAGCGTCGCCCTCGATCCGATGGACGTCATGGACCTCGGCCGCATGGCCCTGTTCACCGACCCCACCGGGACGGGCTTCGGCGTGTGGCAGCCCGGCGGCATGAAGGGCCTCGACGCGGTGGGCGAGGAGGGCGCCCTGTGCTGGACCGAGCTGTACACCCCGGACCCCGTCGCCGACCTGTCCTTCTACGACATGGTCTTCGGCACGGAGGCCCACACGGACGCGGCCGGGGCCACGGGCGCGACCTACACGCTGCTCCAGCCGGCCGGTACCGGCACGGCCTCACCGGCCGACGCGTTCGGCGCCGTCGTCCCGCTCGCCGACGACCCGGCGGAGGCGGCCGACGGGCCGTCGTGGACGCCGTACTTCGCGGTCGGCGACCTCGACGCCGCCGTGGCGGAGGCCGAACGCGCCGGCGGCAAGATCCGCCGGGGGCCCGCCGACCTGCCGGGCCTCGGGCGGAGCGCCAAGCTCACCGACCCCTACGGGGCCCGCTTCGCGGTCCTGGCACCGGCGCGCGACGCGGGGTGA
- a CDS encoding WhiB family transcriptional regulator, producing MPTHTFEDRAAVRTAARSAVRSAVRPAAVPASAVRPAAASAVSAVAVPAGAEPSWQESALCAQTGPELFFPEPGSSTREAKFLCGLCEIREACLEYALTHDERFGVWGGLSEQERYELRRRRSSSAA from the coding sequence ATGCCGACGCACACCTTCGAAGACCGCGCCGCGGTCCGCACCGCAGCCCGTTCCGCAGTCCGCTCCGCCGTTCGCCCGGCCGCAGTCCCGGCCTCCGCCGTTCGCCCGGCCGCCGCCTCCGCCGTTTCGGCCGTCGCCGTCCCGGCCGGCGCCGAGCCGTCCTGGCAGGAGAGCGCCCTGTGCGCCCAGACCGGCCCCGAGCTGTTCTTCCCGGAGCCGGGCTCCTCCACCCGCGAGGCGAAGTTCCTGTGCGGGCTCTGCGAGATCCGCGAGGCGTGCCTGGAGTACGCGCTCACGCACGACGAGCGGTTCGGCGTCTGGGGCGGCCTTTCCGAGCAGGAGCGGTACGAGCTGAGGCGGCGGCGCTCCTCGTCCGCGGCCTGA
- a CDS encoding hydroxysqualene dehydroxylase: MDGTGTTRRTFVAGATAVTGAGLAGTAVVAGAGQARAAGPATAGAGRARPAPAGTVAVLGGGVAGLTAAHELAERGFAVTVYERRALGGKARSMDVPGSAAGGRRPLPAEHGFRFIPGIYHNLPDTMRRIPYPGNPDGVYGNLVAPGEMMMARTGREDLRLPIPWPGHRPEPLTLDELRRALTALLETAVRLPAHEVAYFVGRALVFLTSCQERRDGQWERTPWWEFTRAARMSADYQRLLAVGVTRNIVATKAEEASTRTVGTLGEAFVLNALGRGADGPPDRILNAPTNEAWIDPWVAHLRALGVEFRVGWTLRELRHGDGRITAALVDGPDGTRRAVAADHYVCALPVEHARRTWGPALRAADPRLARCDRLRTDWMTGIQFYLTERPPLVRGHVNCVDSPWALTAIAQAHHWAGRDFAGVYGDGTVVDCLSVDVSEWDRPGVLYGKTAKQCTREQVAREVWAQLKAALNDTGAPALRDGALHSWFLDPGVDGLGTPHPTNEDELLIHPVGTFHDRPPAATRVPNLFLAGDYVSVDIDLATMEGANASARQAVNALLDRTGSTAPRCAVTPLFRPPELEPLKRHDLARYRLGLPNALDFG; encoded by the coding sequence ATGGACGGTACGGGTACGACGCGGCGCACGTTCGTGGCGGGTGCGACCGCCGTCACCGGGGCCGGCCTCGCCGGGACGGCGGTCGTCGCCGGGGCCGGGCAGGCCCGCGCGGCCGGGCCCGCCACCGCGGGGGCGGGGCGCGCCCGTCCGGCGCCGGCCGGCACGGTCGCCGTCCTGGGCGGCGGCGTCGCCGGGCTGACGGCCGCGCACGAGCTGGCCGAGCGGGGCTTCGCCGTGACCGTGTACGAGCGGCGGGCCCTCGGCGGCAAGGCGCGCAGCATGGACGTGCCCGGCAGCGCCGCGGGCGGGCGGCGCCCGCTCCCCGCCGAGCACGGCTTCCGCTTCATCCCGGGCATCTACCACAACCTCCCCGACACGATGCGGCGCATCCCCTACCCGGGGAACCCGGACGGCGTGTACGGCAACCTGGTCGCACCCGGCGAGATGATGATGGCCCGCACCGGCCGCGAGGACCTGCGCCTGCCCATCCCGTGGCCCGGCCACCGGCCGGAGCCGCTCACCCTCGACGAGCTGCGCCGCGCCCTGACCGCGCTGCTGGAGACGGCCGTCCGGCTGCCCGCGCACGAGGTGGCGTACTTCGTCGGCCGCGCCCTGGTGTTCCTGACGAGCTGCCAGGAGCGGCGCGACGGGCAGTGGGAGCGCACCCCGTGGTGGGAGTTCACGCGGGCCGCCCGGATGTCCGCCGACTACCAGCGGCTCCTCGCCGTCGGCGTGACCCGGAACATCGTCGCCACCAAGGCCGAGGAGGCCAGCACCCGCACGGTCGGCACCCTCGGCGAGGCGTTCGTGCTGAACGCGCTCGGCCGGGGCGCGGACGGCCCCCCGGACCGCATCCTGAACGCGCCGACGAACGAGGCCTGGATCGACCCGTGGGTCGCCCACCTGCGCGCCCTGGGCGTGGAGTTCAGGGTGGGCTGGACGCTGCGGGAGCTGCGCCACGGCGACGGGCGGATCACCGCCGCGCTGGTCGACGGCCCCGACGGGACCCGCCGGGCGGTCGCCGCCGACCACTACGTCTGCGCCCTGCCGGTGGAGCACGCCCGCCGCACGTGGGGCCCGGCGCTGCGGGCCGCCGACCCCCGGCTGGCCCGCTGCGACCGGCTGCGCACGGACTGGATGACGGGCATCCAGTTCTATCTGACCGAGCGCCCGCCGCTGGTGCGGGGCCATGTGAACTGCGTCGACTCGCCCTGGGCGCTGACGGCCATCGCGCAGGCCCACCACTGGGCGGGACGGGACTTCGCCGGGGTGTACGGCGACGGGACGGTGGTGGACTGCCTGTCCGTCGACGTCTCCGAGTGGGACCGGCCGGGCGTCCTGTACGGGAAGACCGCCAAGCAGTGCACCCGCGAGCAGGTGGCGCGGGAGGTGTGGGCGCAGCTCAAGGCCGCCCTCAACGACACGGGCGCGCCGGCGCTCAGGGACGGGGCGCTCCACTCGTGGTTCCTGGACCCCGGCGTGGACGGCCTGGGCACGCCGCACCCGACCAACGAGGACGAGCTGCTGATCCACCCGGTGGGCACGTTCCACGACCGGCCGCCGGCCGCGACGCGGGTGCCGAACCTCTTCCTCGCGGGCGACTACGTCTCCGTCGACATCGACCTGGCGACCATGGAGGGCGCGAACGCCTCGGCCCGGCAGGCCGTCAACGCCCTGCTGGACCGGACCGGTTCGACGGCGCCGCGCTGCGCGGTGACCCCGCTGTTCCGGCCGCCCGAGCTGGAGCCGCTGAAGCGGCACGACCTGGCCCGGTACCGCCTGGGGCTGCCCAACGCCCTCGACTTCGGCTGA